A window from Chiroxiphia lanceolata isolate bChiLan1 chromosome 3, bChiLan1.pri, whole genome shotgun sequence encodes these proteins:
- the URB2 gene encoding unhealthy ribosome biogenesis protein 2 homolog isoform X2, which yields MAAIYSGIYLKLKSAKTSWEDKLKLARFAWISHQCFLPNKEQVLLDWVSHTLVSNYNKKLELDDEVVEKLWTYLDNVIHSRRLQDLLKSGKTIGLSFSIAQVINERLSEACSQKTQQNIGTVLNCSSGILSTPSLCIIYTAKCELLVDLLSKLCKLACQQLSSDDAVGCQLFSVLQLTFAQYLLIQRQQTNPNRVFGQVTGHLLQPCLLLRHLLTVRSWTQADDNHVRQHLSREIRNQIETLLQAGLFQAELFSSYKEELLPEQEVQEKKKGAFKSLLLPVNTVQTNLGSDFCEPALHGAVVAGSVSLLYKLFLDSYCKAENHLVCFHMFSRLFGCLRLSDLQQGGREDMLSPVDWSTELLALEQLLSLVLSSDIYNVASDRIRHKEVQFGFYRKLAQMLLSHSQASIPAWFRCLKLLISLNHLIVDPDLDDLVSSAWIDAEASEPRTKKPQETLINTVFQTYSKLRQSPRLFEEVLTVICRPAVDELRPPIFSAGLTVKLRECLLELPPNQILDILCLFVEKCQTLIIPAVEGSTDMALKLMAVCSVLHAFLFNMRSLDDVTPSPVVLRTQNLLAKIQKGIIQPLMELLQAPRREEEKSDLWLRKASDTTLLLVYTWVEVDTLFGVSCSKYVSPTAEIAGAVTEPAARQGHFSISAFLPGLREQSWERVMEIANSFASPSKYCLELLTLQKMKMILMQAKADLQTLQHAAAFILESGRSTMSRGESEPWDGDISVISDLTYPTAHWHLVVSNLTILLPYISLEDVQYVANVLLETLMLAKAQEAAMDQEPSISTEKISLGLMHSSFLPEMKILHCAFLTRLIIKFSTVLPTATRDPVDLPLQQLFASNIPWHEEILAPCKTLDLLEVPSENKLLKDELSLSWKTLEKVAQCIVLLAKSGCPVTLKESQLESCLGLLDIFSLLKLDSFLPSDCTRCFLVLLSLLANTRASVSCSKLLLLKFLSTCLHLLRCLQAGRNANSVFKVLHASDVLEAVMISQFTASKFFSDVLTVPLWAQYLQEFHAFLEDFLQMVIERRQSVRLNLEKFISFLVSCKPDTGAAKSKDRKNWNPAAEQLLLMTFTTLCHVVTLHLQQLPEKKLHSADVLSALLEPVVLQMVRTVQHGLQSNTPNQLLPVAFIPSVTTLLKADLSHPVRRGWQKEPSGFLEQPRIKLYQEFYSQILRELPCAGHNLQFLQPALQFLTVFCSVPELYPGKEAAVMVGFAIKKLLSGPAITTQVIQSMEMELTEVLVQLLGNCSVEEFYAIMRLVLQGLELRHVWQQKAKMQTKEACQDPSLISIVVVPILETVAALLRQGEGVLVNPHHVSLAFNILLTIPLDHLKLEDYSGVFLGVHEVLFSVVQCHPKVLLKAAPSFLNSFHRLVVSVMHEGRQKGDRGNTDEFEVILQCAHLVERMYTHIAAEMEDFTVFSAFMVAQYVTELQKVTLHPAVKTHLTEGIYHILDLCIERDIKFLNASLPAGVREVFKDLYNDYNHYHKAKKQGEEKYTA from the exons ATGGCCGCGATCTATTCCGGGATTTACTTGAAGCTGAAAAGCGCCAAGACTTCTTGGGAAGACAAACTCAAGCTGGCTCGTTTCGCGTGGATTTCTCACCAGTGCTTCCTGCCTAATAAGGAGCAA GTATTACTCGATTGGGTAAGCCATACATTGGTTTCAAATTACAACAAAAAACTGGAACTGGACGATGAAGTTGTTGAGAAACTCTGGACATACCTAGACAATGTTATCCATAGTAGAAGACTACAGGATCTCCTAAAGAGTGGGAAAACAATTGGTCTCAGTTTTTCAATTGCACAG GTCATAAACGAAAGGTTATCAGAGGCTTGTTCtcaaaaaacacagcagaacaTTGGCACAGTGCTGAACTGCTCCAGTGGCATCCTTTCTACTCCTTCACTGTGCATCATTTACACAGCAAAGTGTGAGCTTTTGGTTGATCTCCTCAGCAAGCTGTGCAAGCTGGCATGTCAGCAGCTGTCTTCTGACGACGCTGTGGGCTGTCAGTTGTTCAGCGTCCTCCAGCTTACCTTTGCTCAGTACCTCCTGATACAGAGGCAGCAAACCAACCCAAATCGTGTGTTTGGGCAAGTGACAGGTCACTTACTCCAGCCATGTCTGCTCCTGAGGCACTTGCTGACTGTGAGGAGTTGGACACAAGCAGATGATAACCATGTGCGTCAGCACCTGAGCAGGGAAATCCGAAACCAAATAGAAACTTTGCTGCAGGCTGGGTTGTTCCAGGCTGAGCTTTTCTCATCCTAcaaagaggagctgctgccagaacAGGAAGTccaggagaagaagaaaggagcttttaaaagccttttgctACCAGTCAACACAGTGCAGACCAATCTGGGCAGTGACTTTTGTGAACCTGCTCTCCATGGAGCGGTTGTGGCTGGTTCTGTGTCCCTGCTATATAAACTCTTTCTGGACTCGTACTGTAAGGCAGAAAACCACCTTGTGTGTTTCCACATGTTCAGCAGGCTTTTTGGTTGTCTCAGGCTCTCTGACCTAcaacagggagggagggaagataTGCTCTCACCTGTGGactggagcacagagctgcttgCTTTGGAGCAGCTTCTGAGCTTGGTGCTCAGCAGTGATATCTATAATGTCGCCAGTGACCGTATCCGGCACAAGGAGGTGCAGTTTGGGTTTTATCGCAAGCTGGCGCAGATGTTGCTGTCACACTCCCAAGCTTCCATCCCCGCTTGGTTCAGGTGTCTCAAACTCTTGATATCATTAAACCACCTTATAGTAGACCCAGACCTGGATGACTTAGTGTCATCAGCTTGGATTGATGCTGAGGCCTCTGAGCCACGTACGAAGAAGCCCCAGGAGACTCTCATCAACACCGTGTTTCAGACTTACTCCAAGCTGCGACAGTCCCCACGGCTCTTTGAGGAGGTGCTGACAGTCATTTGCCGCCCAGCTGTGGATGAACTGAGGCCACCCATCTTCTCTGCTGGCCTGACAGTAAAGCTTCGTGAGTGCCTCCTTGAACTTCCACCCAACCAGATTCTGGACATTTTGTGTCTCTTTGTGGAGAAATGCCAGACCCTTATCATTCCTGCAGTTGAAGGGTCAACTGACATGGCCTTGAAGCTGATGGCAGTGTGCTCGGTGCTGCATGCTTTTCTGTTCAACATGAGGAGCCTAGATGATGTCACTCCTTCCCCTGTGGTGCTTCGCACTCAGAATCTGCTGGCAAAGATACAGAAGGGAATAATTCAGCCActgatggagctgctgcaggctcctagaagagaggaagagaagtcaGACCTTTGGCTAAGAAAGGCCAGTGACACTACTCTCCTCCTTGTTTACACTTGGGTTGAGGTAGACACTCTGTTTGGTGTTAGCTGCAGTAAATATGTGTCTCCAACAGCCGAAATTGCTGGTGCTGTTACTGAACCTGCTGCAAGGCAGGGGCATTTTAGCATTTCAGCTTTCCTCCCTGGTTTGAGGGAACAGTCTTGGGAGAGAGTTATGGAAATTGCAAATAGTTTTGCCTCCCCTAGTAAATATTGCTTAGAACTTCTCacacttcagaaaatgaagatgatCTTAATGCAGGCCAAAGCTGACCTACAGACCTTGCAGCATGCTGCAGCTTTCATCCTGGAGTCTGGGAGATCCACCATGAGCAGAGGAGAATCTGAACCGTGGGATGGAGATATCAGTGTTATAAGTGATCTTACTTACCCCACAGCACACTGGCACCTCGTCGTGTCCAACCTGACTATCCTGTTGCCGTATATTTCCTTAGAAGATGTACAGTATGTTGCAAATGTGCTTCTGGAGACATTAATGCTGGCCAAAGCTCAGGAGGCTGCCATGGACCAGGAGCCTTCCATCAGCACTGAAAAGATATCTCTTGGCTTGATGCACAGCTCCTTTCTTCCAGAAATGAAGATCCTACACTGTGCTTTTCTGACCAGACTTATTATTAAGTTTTCTACGGTGCTGCCCACTGCTACTAGGGATCCGGTAGATCTGCCActtcagcagctgtttgcaAGTAATATCCCTTGGCATGAAGAAATCCTGGCTCCTTGCAAAACTCTTGACCTGTTGGAAGTACcatcagaaaacaaactgtTGAAGGATGAGCTCAGCTTGTCTTGGAAAACTTTGGAGAAAGTTGCCCAATGTATAGTACTGTTAGCAAAAAGTGGCTGCCCTGTCACCCTGAAAGAAAGTCAGCTAGAAAGCTGCCTGGGTTTGCTagacattttttctcttctgaaactagacagttttcttccctctgaCTGTACTCGGTGTTTTCtggtgctgctgtccctgctaGCCAATACCAGGGCTAGTGTCTCTTGCAGCAAATTGTTATTGCTGAAGTTTTTAAGTACTTGCCTCCACCTCCTGAGGTGCCTGCAAGCTGGCAGGAATGCCAACTCTGTTTTTAAGGTGTTACATGCCAGTGATGTTCTTGAGGCTGTCATGATCTCCCAGTTTACAGCGAGCAAATTCTTCTCTGATGTTTTGACCGTTCCTCTTTGGGCACAGTATCTCCAGGAATTCCATGCTTTTCTGGAAGACTTTCTTCAGATGGTAATTGAAAGACGACAAAGTGTGAGGCTCAACTTGGAAAAGTTCATATCTTTCCTGGTAAGCTGCAAGCCAGACACTGGTGCAGCCAAAAGCAAAGACCGGAAAAACTGGAATCCTGCAGCTGAGCAGTTACTGCTCATGACATTCACCACACTATGTCACGTTGTCACGCTCCACCTTCAGCAGCTACCAGAAAAGAAGCTACATTCTGCAGATGTGCTGTCTGCTCTGTTGGAGCCCGTAGTTCTGCAGATGGTCAGAACTGTTCAACATGGTCTTCAGAGTAACACACCAAACCAGCTTTTGCCTGTAGCATTCATACCATCTGTCACTACTCTCCTCAAAGCAGATCTGAGCCATCCTGTCAGGAGGGGCTGGCAGAAGGAGCCCAGTGGGTTTTTGGAGCAACCTCGTATTAAACTGTACCAAGAGTTTTACTCTCAGATACTGAGAGAGCTGCCATGTGCAGGACATAATCTGCAGTTCCTTCAGCCTGCATTGCAGTTCCTAACAGTCTTCTGCTCAGTGCCAGAGCTGTATCCTGGAAAAGAAGCTGCGGTCATGGTTGGTTTTGCCATAAAAAAGCTTCTCTCTG GTCCTGCAATCACAACCCAGGTGATCCAAAGCATGGAGATGGAGTTGACAGAGGTGCttgtccagctgctgggaaactGCTCTGTTGAGGAGTTTTATGCCATAATGCGGCTGGTGCTACAGGGACTCGAATTGAGGCATGTTTGGCAACAGAAGGCTAAA ATGCAAACCAAAGAGGCCTGTCAGGACCCATCACTGATTTCCATCGTAGTTGTACCTATTCTAGAGACTGTAGCAGCTCTGCTAAGGCAAGGAGAAGGGGTTCTTGTGAATCCACATCATGTGTCATTGGCATTCAATATTCTCTTAACAATCCCTCTGGATCATCTGAAGTTAGAAGACTATAGTGGTGTCTTCCTGGGAGTCCATGAAGTGCTCTTCTCTGTTGTGCAGTGTCATCCAAAG GTGCTGTTGAAAGCAGCACCATCTTTTCTGAACAGTTTCCATCGTCTGGTTGTTTCTGTCATGCATGAGGGACGTCAGAAAGGAGACAGAG GCAACACAGATGAGTTTGAAGTTATACTGCAATGTGCACACTTGGTGGAACGGATGTATACTCATATTGCTGCAGAAATGGAGGactttactgtgttttctgctttcatggTGGCTCAGTATGTGACTGAACTGCAGAAG GTGACTTTGCACCCAGCTGTGAAGACACATCTCACAGAAGGAATATATCACATTCTTGACCTTTGCATTGAACGGGACATCAAATTCTTAAATGCATCATTACCAGCAGGTGTAAGGGAGGTCTTTAAGGATCTGTATAATGATTACAACCACTaccacaaagcaaaaaagcagGGGGAGGAAAAGTACACTGCATGA
- the URB2 gene encoding unhealthy ribosome biogenesis protein 2 homolog isoform X1: MAAIYSGIYLKLKSAKTSWEDKLKLARFAWISHQCFLPNKEQVLLDWVSHTLVSNYNKKLELDDEVVEKLWTYLDNVIHSRRLQDLLKSGKTIGLSFSIAQVINERLSEACSQKTQQNIGTVLNCSSGILSTPSLCIIYTAKCELLVDLLSKLCKLACQQLSSDDAVGCQLFSVLQLTFAQYLLIQRQQTNPNRVFGQVTGHLLQPCLLLRHLLTVRSWTQADDNHVRQHLSREIRNQIETLLQAGLFQAELFSSYKEELLPEQEVQEKKKGAFKSLLLPVNTVQTNLGSDFCEPALHGAVVAGSVSLLYKLFLDSYCKAENHLVCFHMFSRLFGCLRLSDLQQGGREDMLSPVDWSTELLALEQLLSLVLSSDIYNVASDRIRHKEVQFGFYRKLAQMLLSHSQASIPAWFRCLKLLISLNHLIVDPDLDDLVSSAWIDAEASEPRTKKPQETLINTVFQTYSKLRQSPRLFEEVLTVICRPAVDELRPPIFSAGLTVKLRECLLELPPNQILDILCLFVEKCQTLIIPAVEGSTDMALKLMAVCSVLHAFLFNMRSLDDVTPSPVVLRTQNLLAKIQKGIIQPLMELLQAPRREEEKSDLWLRKASDTTLLLVYTWVEVDTLFGVSCSKYVSPTAEIAGAVTEPAARQGHFSISAFLPGLREQSWERVMEIANSFASPSKYCLELLTLQKMKMILMQAKADLQTLQHAAAFILESGRSTMSRGESEPWDGDISVISDLTYPTAHWHLVVSNLTILLPYISLEDVQYVANVLLETLMLAKAQEAAMDQEPSISTEKISLGLMHSSFLPEMKILHCAFLTRLIIKFSTVLPTATRDPVDLPLQQLFASNIPWHEEILAPCKTLDLLEVPSENKLLKDELSLSWKTLEKVAQCIVLLAKSGCPVTLKESQLESCLGLLDIFSLLKLDSFLPSDCTRCFLVLLSLLANTRASVSCSKLLLLKFLSTCLHLLRCLQAGRNANSVFKVLHASDVLEAVMISQFTASKFFSDVLTVPLWAQYLQEFHAFLEDFLQMVIERRQSVRLNLEKFISFLVSCKPDTGAAKSKDRKNWNPAAEQLLLMTFTTLCHVVTLHLQQLPEKKLHSADVLSALLEPVVLQMVRTVQHGLQSNTPNQLLPVAFIPSVTTLLKADLSHPVRRGWQKEPSGFLEQPRIKLYQEFYSQILRELPCAGHNLQFLQPALQFLTVFCSVPELYPGKEAAVMVGFAIKKLLSGPAITTQVIQSMEMELTEVLVQLLGNCSVEEFYAIMRLVLQGLELRHVWQQKAKEVLSAVTLTKLLLNCPLSGDKVKAFWFTSPQIITALAMQTKEACQDPSLISIVVVPILETVAALLRQGEGVLVNPHHVSLAFNILLTIPLDHLKLEDYSGVFLGVHEVLFSVVQCHPKVLLKAAPSFLNSFHRLVVSVMHEGRQKGDRGNTDEFEVILQCAHLVERMYTHIAAEMEDFTVFSAFMVAQYVTELQKVTLHPAVKTHLTEGIYHILDLCIERDIKFLNASLPAGVREVFKDLYNDYNHYHKAKKQGEEKYTA, translated from the exons ATGGCCGCGATCTATTCCGGGATTTACTTGAAGCTGAAAAGCGCCAAGACTTCTTGGGAAGACAAACTCAAGCTGGCTCGTTTCGCGTGGATTTCTCACCAGTGCTTCCTGCCTAATAAGGAGCAA GTATTACTCGATTGGGTAAGCCATACATTGGTTTCAAATTACAACAAAAAACTGGAACTGGACGATGAAGTTGTTGAGAAACTCTGGACATACCTAGACAATGTTATCCATAGTAGAAGACTACAGGATCTCCTAAAGAGTGGGAAAACAATTGGTCTCAGTTTTTCAATTGCACAG GTCATAAACGAAAGGTTATCAGAGGCTTGTTCtcaaaaaacacagcagaacaTTGGCACAGTGCTGAACTGCTCCAGTGGCATCCTTTCTACTCCTTCACTGTGCATCATTTACACAGCAAAGTGTGAGCTTTTGGTTGATCTCCTCAGCAAGCTGTGCAAGCTGGCATGTCAGCAGCTGTCTTCTGACGACGCTGTGGGCTGTCAGTTGTTCAGCGTCCTCCAGCTTACCTTTGCTCAGTACCTCCTGATACAGAGGCAGCAAACCAACCCAAATCGTGTGTTTGGGCAAGTGACAGGTCACTTACTCCAGCCATGTCTGCTCCTGAGGCACTTGCTGACTGTGAGGAGTTGGACACAAGCAGATGATAACCATGTGCGTCAGCACCTGAGCAGGGAAATCCGAAACCAAATAGAAACTTTGCTGCAGGCTGGGTTGTTCCAGGCTGAGCTTTTCTCATCCTAcaaagaggagctgctgccagaacAGGAAGTccaggagaagaagaaaggagcttttaaaagccttttgctACCAGTCAACACAGTGCAGACCAATCTGGGCAGTGACTTTTGTGAACCTGCTCTCCATGGAGCGGTTGTGGCTGGTTCTGTGTCCCTGCTATATAAACTCTTTCTGGACTCGTACTGTAAGGCAGAAAACCACCTTGTGTGTTTCCACATGTTCAGCAGGCTTTTTGGTTGTCTCAGGCTCTCTGACCTAcaacagggagggagggaagataTGCTCTCACCTGTGGactggagcacagagctgcttgCTTTGGAGCAGCTTCTGAGCTTGGTGCTCAGCAGTGATATCTATAATGTCGCCAGTGACCGTATCCGGCACAAGGAGGTGCAGTTTGGGTTTTATCGCAAGCTGGCGCAGATGTTGCTGTCACACTCCCAAGCTTCCATCCCCGCTTGGTTCAGGTGTCTCAAACTCTTGATATCATTAAACCACCTTATAGTAGACCCAGACCTGGATGACTTAGTGTCATCAGCTTGGATTGATGCTGAGGCCTCTGAGCCACGTACGAAGAAGCCCCAGGAGACTCTCATCAACACCGTGTTTCAGACTTACTCCAAGCTGCGACAGTCCCCACGGCTCTTTGAGGAGGTGCTGACAGTCATTTGCCGCCCAGCTGTGGATGAACTGAGGCCACCCATCTTCTCTGCTGGCCTGACAGTAAAGCTTCGTGAGTGCCTCCTTGAACTTCCACCCAACCAGATTCTGGACATTTTGTGTCTCTTTGTGGAGAAATGCCAGACCCTTATCATTCCTGCAGTTGAAGGGTCAACTGACATGGCCTTGAAGCTGATGGCAGTGTGCTCGGTGCTGCATGCTTTTCTGTTCAACATGAGGAGCCTAGATGATGTCACTCCTTCCCCTGTGGTGCTTCGCACTCAGAATCTGCTGGCAAAGATACAGAAGGGAATAATTCAGCCActgatggagctgctgcaggctcctagaagagaggaagagaagtcaGACCTTTGGCTAAGAAAGGCCAGTGACACTACTCTCCTCCTTGTTTACACTTGGGTTGAGGTAGACACTCTGTTTGGTGTTAGCTGCAGTAAATATGTGTCTCCAACAGCCGAAATTGCTGGTGCTGTTACTGAACCTGCTGCAAGGCAGGGGCATTTTAGCATTTCAGCTTTCCTCCCTGGTTTGAGGGAACAGTCTTGGGAGAGAGTTATGGAAATTGCAAATAGTTTTGCCTCCCCTAGTAAATATTGCTTAGAACTTCTCacacttcagaaaatgaagatgatCTTAATGCAGGCCAAAGCTGACCTACAGACCTTGCAGCATGCTGCAGCTTTCATCCTGGAGTCTGGGAGATCCACCATGAGCAGAGGAGAATCTGAACCGTGGGATGGAGATATCAGTGTTATAAGTGATCTTACTTACCCCACAGCACACTGGCACCTCGTCGTGTCCAACCTGACTATCCTGTTGCCGTATATTTCCTTAGAAGATGTACAGTATGTTGCAAATGTGCTTCTGGAGACATTAATGCTGGCCAAAGCTCAGGAGGCTGCCATGGACCAGGAGCCTTCCATCAGCACTGAAAAGATATCTCTTGGCTTGATGCACAGCTCCTTTCTTCCAGAAATGAAGATCCTACACTGTGCTTTTCTGACCAGACTTATTATTAAGTTTTCTACGGTGCTGCCCACTGCTACTAGGGATCCGGTAGATCTGCCActtcagcagctgtttgcaAGTAATATCCCTTGGCATGAAGAAATCCTGGCTCCTTGCAAAACTCTTGACCTGTTGGAAGTACcatcagaaaacaaactgtTGAAGGATGAGCTCAGCTTGTCTTGGAAAACTTTGGAGAAAGTTGCCCAATGTATAGTACTGTTAGCAAAAAGTGGCTGCCCTGTCACCCTGAAAGAAAGTCAGCTAGAAAGCTGCCTGGGTTTGCTagacattttttctcttctgaaactagacagttttcttccctctgaCTGTACTCGGTGTTTTCtggtgctgctgtccctgctaGCCAATACCAGGGCTAGTGTCTCTTGCAGCAAATTGTTATTGCTGAAGTTTTTAAGTACTTGCCTCCACCTCCTGAGGTGCCTGCAAGCTGGCAGGAATGCCAACTCTGTTTTTAAGGTGTTACATGCCAGTGATGTTCTTGAGGCTGTCATGATCTCCCAGTTTACAGCGAGCAAATTCTTCTCTGATGTTTTGACCGTTCCTCTTTGGGCACAGTATCTCCAGGAATTCCATGCTTTTCTGGAAGACTTTCTTCAGATGGTAATTGAAAGACGACAAAGTGTGAGGCTCAACTTGGAAAAGTTCATATCTTTCCTGGTAAGCTGCAAGCCAGACACTGGTGCAGCCAAAAGCAAAGACCGGAAAAACTGGAATCCTGCAGCTGAGCAGTTACTGCTCATGACATTCACCACACTATGTCACGTTGTCACGCTCCACCTTCAGCAGCTACCAGAAAAGAAGCTACATTCTGCAGATGTGCTGTCTGCTCTGTTGGAGCCCGTAGTTCTGCAGATGGTCAGAACTGTTCAACATGGTCTTCAGAGTAACACACCAAACCAGCTTTTGCCTGTAGCATTCATACCATCTGTCACTACTCTCCTCAAAGCAGATCTGAGCCATCCTGTCAGGAGGGGCTGGCAGAAGGAGCCCAGTGGGTTTTTGGAGCAACCTCGTATTAAACTGTACCAAGAGTTTTACTCTCAGATACTGAGAGAGCTGCCATGTGCAGGACATAATCTGCAGTTCCTTCAGCCTGCATTGCAGTTCCTAACAGTCTTCTGCTCAGTGCCAGAGCTGTATCCTGGAAAAGAAGCTGCGGTCATGGTTGGTTTTGCCATAAAAAAGCTTCTCTCTG GTCCTGCAATCACAACCCAGGTGATCCAAAGCATGGAGATGGAGTTGACAGAGGTGCttgtccagctgctgggaaactGCTCTGTTGAGGAGTTTTATGCCATAATGCGGCTGGTGCTACAGGGACTCGAATTGAGGCATGTTTGGCAACAGAAGGCTAAA gaagTATTGTCAGCTGTTACCCTAACTAAATTGTTGCTTAACTGCCCATTAAGTGGAGACAAAGTGAAAGCTTTCTGGTTTACCAGCCCACAGATAATCACAGCTTTAGCG ATGCAAACCAAAGAGGCCTGTCAGGACCCATCACTGATTTCCATCGTAGTTGTACCTATTCTAGAGACTGTAGCAGCTCTGCTAAGGCAAGGAGAAGGGGTTCTTGTGAATCCACATCATGTGTCATTGGCATTCAATATTCTCTTAACAATCCCTCTGGATCATCTGAAGTTAGAAGACTATAGTGGTGTCTTCCTGGGAGTCCATGAAGTGCTCTTCTCTGTTGTGCAGTGTCATCCAAAG GTGCTGTTGAAAGCAGCACCATCTTTTCTGAACAGTTTCCATCGTCTGGTTGTTTCTGTCATGCATGAGGGACGTCAGAAAGGAGACAGAG GCAACACAGATGAGTTTGAAGTTATACTGCAATGTGCACACTTGGTGGAACGGATGTATACTCATATTGCTGCAGAAATGGAGGactttactgtgttttctgctttcatggTGGCTCAGTATGTGACTGAACTGCAGAAG GTGACTTTGCACCCAGCTGTGAAGACACATCTCACAGAAGGAATATATCACATTCTTGACCTTTGCATTGAACGGGACATCAAATTCTTAAATGCATCATTACCAGCAGGTGTAAGGGAGGTCTTTAAGGATCTGTATAATGATTACAACCACTaccacaaagcaaaaaagcagGGGGAGGAAAAGTACACTGCATGA